ctaaGTTCTATATGGTCATcatatgaaaaaataataattaacgtAATACTTAATATGAGGTTAATAGAGATATATGATTTGAGATTCTGAATAAATGTCAATTTAGGATGTGGGCCTATATAGATtgccaaaataaaataattacacagtattatttttactttcaattaattttccttaaaattatgatattttgtttttatttttattattataattatttctacttttaatttttgttttttattttattatttattagttttttaattattttaaattaaatcaataaatataagaaaaagaaaatgacatGTAAAATGGGGTAAATGAGTTGGTAGTGTCCACATCATTTAAAACATGccaattttttaaagaaattacaTGTCATCTCTTTTTTAACCAAAAATAAGAAagagggaccaaaattgtttaaaaataaaatagggggATTGATTTCGTGACTTGactaaaatagggggactaaaactgtaatttagcctaaataTTATTACATATTAAGATACGATAaatgatattaaattttatttatgataaataaaaatgtaacacaaatattttattcatgttataaaatatatagtaagttattaattgaaatttaaataattaaatcagtAATCATAAAAAATTTTCTTTGGTACAAAATGATCTTACAATATAAATGAATTAAATGAACTTTAATATAAATACTAATAGAATAGGGTATAATATAAAACGGGTCAAatacattaaaaattaaagattatgaaagataatgtattataaataaaaattggtaAGAGTATAAAGTATAGTATTGTGATATAGAATAAATagataagtaatgtatgaattaaataatattaaaattgtatgaTAATATGTAGTaatcttaattattttatgatcgcaaaaataaaactaatatataattattgattcaaatataaaaattatatttatttaaaattttaataaattttattctctccTAATATGAACATTTTATTCAGcaggaaaaataaaattatttataaaaataattaaataataatggcaacaaatttactattgatttaaaaataatatttatatatgaaatattcttaattattgtatgatcacaaaaataaaactaatatgaTTAttgattaaaacataaaaattatattaatttaaaattttaataaattttattttctcttgataTGAAAATTTAATCcaatgaaaaaaaatgaagttattgataaaaaacgggaacaaatttattatttattgaattatttttataaagaatggtaaataaaaaataacatttatataGGAGAAAATAATACAATCGAGTcaaataataatttttgaaaaaattataggCATCGgtttattacattttaaaaacatATGTGCATAATGGACCAGTACGTACCCATACGAATGCACGAGTATCTAtacttaggggtggcaaaacaagTCGGTCGGCCCGTCTTATGCCTGTAAAAAAAGAACGGGACAGACAAGTCCGCCAAGTAGAAATGGGCATGGAAATTTAGGTCGTcccgccaaggtggcgggttTGCCCgtctatttttttcttcatttttttaatagaataatTAATCTTTTTTACATCTCAATTAGATTTTCACTTATTGTTTAGAACAATTTTCTATAAagcatatttttaataaatattacttaaaaatattgcatacattcacaaataaatgtaaaaaataaaacgATCAAGAGCTGTTATtgctagaattaactaaaaaaaaaggtGGACATAAGGAGGGACGGGCTGAATGGATAGACTAGGTGGATTTTGGAAGGCAGTGAACTTTGGTGGGGCGGATATTGGTGGGTGGCGGGCCCAAAATCTCAACCAAACCGCCACTTTTTGATGGATATGTGAACCGACCCGACGGACCACACCTTGTTTTGTCATCGGGTTATTGTATTTTTGTACAATTAAAGAAATTTAAAGTAAatataacatatttatttatataattaaaatataattttcaaatactatgttattagttgatatttataaaattaaattattgcataaatattattataaataatgtcaaaacaaattaaatatttacATACAAAAAATATACGGCCGATCGAAATATTTGTATACATGAAAACACTATATTTATGCtccaaatataaatatatttttttaataataataatcttttttTTGGTTAATTAAATAATTGTCTTCATGTTTTTTCATTCTTATTATATTTTAGAAACATATGCGCGTAATGCACCAGTACCCGTGATACTATACGAAGGGTGTTCAGATCAGAATTTGTGCGAACCCACGAGTTAttacatttttatataataaaaaaataatttttttttaaataatagatGAATCCAAACACGAGaaaaatatgttgttttttaattatttatgttgcgAATATTTCTATTTTGGAATTAGTTAcaatttaagatacaatattttttaagataatatttagaaaattaaaatatatattattcttgtaaaataattttgtttttatttaaaaaatatgtttttttaaagataataaactattttcataaaaataatttcgtttttctcatttatattttaataacaaAAACGTGTGTACATCACATAAGTACCcgtgaacgcacgggtatcccacTAATTTTATTAATAAGAGTATAAGATATACATATAACACATCAGATAGATAGTATAACTTATATGGATGGTTGAaggaaatgttattttttttgaGGTTTCAAATTTAGACATCCTTGATATCTTTTATCTTAGTGAAtattgtatatttatttattatatgatTGCAACATTGAtgactaaataattaaaagacgtATACATGTACACACAGAAGAATACAAAGGAACTTTATCTAAAATTGAAATACTTAAATGATGTACATATCTCTAATGACCATTAAACACTTTACTACTTTTTGTATAAGTGTTACATCCTATGAATAATTAACTTATATCAATCAACACAAGAAGTTTTGAAACATCGCAGTCTTAAAATTTGCTTCTCATCATTGATGTCGTCAATTGGTTGTGGGCCTGAAACAAATGATACACAACAATATTTAGAAAAGACATTAGTATTTCTTAAATGATACACAAcaacatttaaattatttaacATTCACATGTCTATTAAAATGTATAATCAAACAATATGCATGACTAAACTCCCATAGGATGGCTTAATAGTGAAGGTTTAGGTCCTTCAATCATAAAGTCGGATAtcaagatttcaaaaaaaaagcaATAAATAATTCAGAATTTTACCTAAAAGAAAACATCTTGATATCACACTCAggctttcttccataatccacaTCCATCTTTTTTATTTGTTCACAAGTTGACAAAAAAGGTACATTGATCATATGCAAACTTCCAATTTTCACTCCAATATTTCCACTAATATATACATCAAACACCATCTCATATGCACCAATGTCAGATTTTAGATCATCTGCAGCATCATTGTTAACAATTTCATGATTTGTCGTCATTGTCATGTCTAGATCCGTCTCATTTCGAGGCATTTGAGTGAAGCCTTTAAGTTTAGTGTTACCCAATTGCACATCATTACTAATGACATCCACAAAAAGAGGACCATATAAAAGTTTGAGCTCTTCATTATTATTTGAGAATCTTAAACCTAAATTTACAATTGCATCCATTTTCTGTGAGTTATAATTAACTTGAAATTTGCTAACGTTGAATGCTCTAACATTGACTTTTGGCATTCCTGATTTGAGGAAAGCCAAATATGATAtcccaaaaaagagaaaaattacgACAAATATGAACACGGCAAGACATGACCATGCACAACACGCCACATAACATGGATGATAATGTCCTGTATCAAATTCCTCGACGGAGGTTTCAATATTATGGTTGTGGTCGGGAGAATGGCTTCGATGATTATTTCCAAAGGGAATTTCAAAGGCAACACGCCGGCCTGATTTTTCACAACTGTTGGTGGATGAATTCTTCACCAACACCGGCTTGCTTTCTAGTTCCGCCATTTCTCCCAACCTTTCACCACCGTCGAGAGAAGGGTACGCACATATATCCAATGTTATTTTTGCATAATAATTCTTTTCAAATATTGGTTATTTGTGTCATTAATGCTATTTTCTTCTTTAAGTAAATACTTTTCCACCACAAGTGCATAACTTATCTGTATATAGTAAATCAAGGTTGGCATATAAACACAACAAAAGGTTTGTATCCACATGTgcaagtttttttaaataatgtgTTGGTTTACAATTTAAACAACTCTcctctatatatattttttaaatgagaTGCCATTGTAGAAATAAGTTGTAACAGACACGGCTTTTATTGACGCGAAATCCTATCTAATTCCTTGAATGCAAATtttaattacatatatttatatattcattTAAATCTTTTAACTCTGCCGTGTAAGAgtccattttttatattttaaaatgtattttgttATTCTTTCAATTTCACAATTTTCTCATattaataaataatggtttaaataatattttggtccttgtaagttagcaaattttttattttgatccctGTATTTTTTTTGTCTGAATCCCTATATCTCACTTTCTCGTTGGCGTTAGTCCCTAGGGTTAGAATTATGTttaaaaaagatgacttaggctaACAATGCTCGTGtggaaattatttatatttttctatttaacaACATAAATATGTGGCTATTTATTTACTTCCCACCAAAAATGTCAAATGTTCATAAATTAGCCTTTGCTTTTAGTCCCTGTAAATTAAGATTTTTTATATTGGATGAAAAAGGAAGCTCTGGTTGTGGGAGGGAGGAGACAAATGAACGAAGATGGAAAAATGCTTGATTTCATGACCAAGTAAAACAATTGCCTTTGTGGAACACAGTCGTATATGTAAACTCAATTTCATTTGTGGTATCTTATTTCTTCCTTCTATCGGTGAGTTAGCTCTGTTCATTGTGTCTTCTTGAAAGTTTCAAGTGATGGAGGtcattttgatttttcatcacaTGGGTAGATTTTATAGGGACTATATAGTATATTACATAAGGGAAATGAGCATGCAGTAGAAATAGATCTGGATACATGGAGCTTATTTGAAGACACAAGTATTTTGAAAGAGATGAATGGGCTTGAGCAGTCATAATATTGgttatgatgctataataatgaTGTTGATAGGTGTAGTTGAATGGTTAGTGATAGTGATACCGGTAATGTATAACAATATGCCATGAAATGAAACTTGCAATGAACATATATGTTGAGCATAAAGGCAAATGCAATGCACAAGAGTTTGATGAAGGACATGTTTAGGAAGATGATATATGTGGTGTTGAAAAAGTTGAAGTAGGTCAGGTAATATTGTTGGTGTCGAACAAGATGAAGTAGGTAACGTTGGATGTGTTGAACAAGATGAAATAGGTAATGATGTTGGTGGTGTTGAACATGGTGAAGTGGGTAATGATGTTGGTGTTGAACATGTTAAAGTAAGCAATGGTGTTGGTGATGTTGAACATGTTAAAGTAAGCAATGGTGTTGGTGGAGTTAAAGATGTTGAAGTATGCGAAGTAAATGAGGATGGTGAGAACGGTGAGGATAGTGACATTGAAGTTGATGGTTTATCATTTGATGATAGTGAGGATGAGAGGTCTCTTAGGTTGGATGATtgctttgattttattaaaaatgaagttgAAGAAAGTGGCAAAAAAGTTACAACAAGGAAGCACTAGCATACTCTAAAGAAAGTACAAATTGGTGTTGTTGATAATGTAGAGTCATCTAGTGGTATGGATAATGAGATGGACATCAACTATGCTAGTGATAAGCTTGATAATAATGGCCCTGATACTTTTTGTAGAGAGAATGAACCAAACTATCCAACGTTTAAGATGGAGGATTTGGACAAGAATAACAAATTCAAAGTGGGATTGGAGTTTGTATCGATTGATGAATTTAAAGAAGAAATTACTCAATGATCTATATTAAGTGGATGAGAGATAAAGcatgtgaaaaatgaaaaaagttaGAGTAATGGTAATATGCAAGGGCAAATGTGGGTTTTTAGAACTTGTAAGTAAAGTTGGGAATAAGCACACATATAGAATGATGAAATAGGTTGGAACACACACGTATGGTAGAATATTGAATAATAATTCTACCAATTACAAGGGGGTTGCTAAAACTGTGGCAGCTAGGATGGCATCTTTTGATGGTGTTAAGATTCGTGATATTGTCTCTGAGATAAGGAGTAACTTTTCTGTTGGTATAACTATGAACAAGGCATGAAAGGTTAAACAAATtgtaaaatatttgattgaaggtGATGTAGTGAAACAATAAAACCTTTTGTGGAGATACTCTGCAGAGTTAAGGAGAGTCAATTTTGAGAACAGTTGTAAAATTGATTTGGCAAGGGTTGCACCTACAATAAAATCGTGTTCATTGGAGTTGATGGATGTCATCTTAAGACTAAGTATGGATGGACTCTTCTTATTGCAGTTGGTAGAGATCTAAATGACCAATATTATCTTATAGCATTTGGTGTATGTGAAACTGGAACAAAAGAGTCATGGAGGTGGTTTCTACCTTTCTTTTGGAGGACATTGGTTAGGAAAAGAGATGGCTTTTCATCTCTAACCAACAAAAGGTACTTTCATAactgtaattattttttaatctcaTCCCTAACTATATTTTTTATCTCATCCTTaaccatatatttttttttggatttcatCCCTATTTAAATCTGGTTTGGAAGGTTTGATACTTGTCTTTGAAGAAATGTTTGAGAGGGTAGAATACAGACTTTGTCTTAGGCATTTATATGCCAATTTCAAAAAGAAGTTTGGTGGATGGACACAGATCAAAGACTTAATGATGGTAGTTGCGAAAGCCTCATCTATCCAATCCTGGaatgttaagatgaaagaattaAAGGAGCTTAATCTAAAGGTTTGAGAGGCATACCTACCAAAGCATGGTGTAAgcatacattttatttttattccttaTGCGAAGTTCTTATGAATAATGTATCTGAGGCATTTAATAACACTATATTAATGGCCAGAGATAAACCAATATTAACTATGTGTGAATGAATAAGAAACTACCTCGTGAATAGGAATGTCAGCTGATaaaaaaaatagcaagtgtactatttttaccgactCGAGGACTGCGTAGAAAATATAAATTAGTTTAATGATTCAATATAACAAAAGAATATGAGGGTTTTGTTATTTGGTTGATAATAAGATTAAattataacaaattaaatcaaagcGTAAAATAAAGGTTTAGAATATATGAGAGAGTATGCTAGGGTTAGGTGTTTGAATTGCCTTTTAACAACTTTTAAGCCATGTTTTATGGAATATTGTTAGGATGGTTTACTACCAAATCTCAAGAATGTTTCCCTCAGTTCCTTAACTGAAAACCTTTGATGTTTATCTTTAACCCTAATTCCTTAGCCATTAAAGTTAACATCaagcaaattattatttttaccaAGAATTAAACGGTTACTACGGTTAAATCCTCACTCCTAAGCGATTTCACTGTCATATTATTGTGCAAAATGCGTTGAGTTAGTTTGTCCGATCTAAATCTCAACCGTAAATCAATAATTATttgtccgatagaaaaagcattaAGAACTTTGCACAATAAAGTAAACTCATAAAAACTTCAATAACATAGAATATTGGAAATAAGGTTCATAACAATAGCAagtcagggacaccccctagaaTTGGAGGGTTTTGCTACTCATAATAATATTCAAAGAACTAACAAAAGATATGATAGACATTACAAAAATTCAGGACttctttgatcttcaattgcaaTTTTCCCTTGAAGATTTCTTTTCTCCGAATCCGTTGTTCGTTCCTCTTCTCTTCGTAAAAACTCTTCAATATGATCCCTGATACCCAATGCTTTCCAAAAACCAGGTCTAAATAATGATAGGTCATTCTTTAGCGATGTAAGATGTCTAAAACGCCCTTAATGAATCAGGAAATTGAAATATTCAAAGTGTCATCTTAAAAGGCATCTCCAAATTCAACATTACATGGAGTACCAGTGGAAACTGTAAGGGATCATCAATTCCAGCATATAATGGAAACAACACCATTACTAATAGGGTGTGCAGATAATGATAATATGTTGATGTTCAAAAAAATTTTAAACCTGAACCATGGTGTCACACATCGAGCAGCAGATGAATCCAAAATATGTGCACACTCTGTCCTAAAAAACAAAGTTACAAGTTTTCCTTGAGTTGCAAACTTCAATTTCTATCTTATACCTACAATATGGGTAATAATGGTTAGACATCAAAGGTTCCAACATACGGACAACATTATAATTTTAAGTTTTAAGTCATATAACAAATAATAAACAACCATACCTAAATATCTCAGCCTCAGTGGAATTTCCAACTTCACACTGAAATGGAGGTTTGTCACCGCGTGCAACTCTAGGGCATAGATGGCAGGCTCGATAATACCATCCAAACGAAGATGCTACTAAAATATTAGTTTCAGCGACAGTGGCACAAAACGTGATATGTATCATCAGTAcatagcataaaataaaatgatataaacaCCATATGCAACAAAGCTAACAAATATAAGGTAAAAGCTATATGGTAAAGTTGTAACACGGTAGGAGAACTGATTTTTTGTTTTGTATTTCGCaaaacaatgttgcggtaagctaGAGTCGtcgccgacttttattttatccaatttaggaaagttaaaaaataataggaaagaccttttaaaaagatttgagtttggggggtaagttatgaaaatggaaggtgttagcaccattTTCATttgtagttatctacgggctcttaattgcttagatcacgttatttgtttgtttgatttgtgtgtgtgtgtgtgtgtgtgttttggaAAAGAAGATGCCAATAGTAAGGCAAAACTTTGCAATGATTCTTGTATCAGTCCTCAAGAATGTATGCAAAGTGTTTTGAATTCTTTGTTTGAAAAGTAATGTAGTGTAAAAAAGCATTATGTCTTTTAATTTGTGAGCAAGCATTAAGAGCTACTTACCCTAATCACCTGGTCTATACTTTCTTACTTTCCTTAGGGGATAGtactaaccataccatttgtgggtaggtgtcgcacgctcgcgaaaaatgaacagagtcgccaccaatatatttatcccataagggaaaggaataccaggaaacctaacaaagaaaggaacagggtcttgcgaccagagaatctaggtacgggagtcggttacgcgaggggaaggtattagcacccctcacgcccatcgtactcgatggtatccacctatgtttgtttctatctaaagggtgtgtactatgtctatgtctaaatgcgaatgaatgcaaaatgtagggaaaataaagaattgtactcgcacgggccctacctcgctgcctacgtatccttttcaggaatcagagttaccgtagctcggctaaagattttctgtttgtttttgtgttttttagttgggcggcgttaacgctcacgctcttgcataaggggatagcctaggatgcaatggagcggagataacttgcccttaagaaaagagggaagagagagagaattggtttgtatcttttaagggtaattccatgatgacgaagacccactacaaggcttcgcatcacttccttactttgttttaaatctgaccatttattagtgttttgagtgtttttggttggtgtcttTTAAAGGGGAAATtattttgtgacttagatcataccaaaaggagttttgttttgcatatttagagaaagcacatcgaggcctacgccacaatcgtttctctaaataacggttaagaaatacatcgaggcttcacaccttaatcatttcttctccgctaagtaggaaattcaacaaggagttcttttgtgaatatttagagaatgcacatcgaggcctacaccacaatcgtttctctaaataacggttaagaaatacatcgaggcttcacacctcaatcatttcttctccgctaagtaggaaagaacatacatcggggcctacaccccaatcatttctttcttactaagAAAATAGAAAACGGTATGATCTTTATCAgtatttattaggtattttaaaagttgaaaagaaaaagaaatgcaatAGGGaattaatcctaaattctaatctaattTGTTATTGCTTATGTACAAAGGGAATCTaaacctaatgttaacatggggaAGTATACTAAGATAAAAATCTATCACTACCAAACAAGTGAGATTATATACAATGAAACACCATACAAAAGAAACTAAggctattgcataaatgcaaGCCAAATTATGGACTAAATTCACACGGTTTGCCATTTTAGAAACACACACTAATCGGGTAGAAAAACCTAATGAAAATCTAATCAAAACATGGAATTGAACTTTCATTTTTTCATACGCAAGAAGATATAGGAGTCTATTGATATCACACAAAAGATGAcaattaaattctactcctaagacATTTAACCAAATTATTTTGTAAAGCGTGATAAACATAAAGGTGAAGTGAAACACGTGTGAGGAAATGATTTTTTAAACATAGAaaactaatttctaaaaaatctaaaaaatactaaaattatctACACTCATGATtctttttaaaatgtattttttaatgGTTTTTACTTCActagaaattgaattacaagtcaaaaaTTGAAGAGGGAACAATttctaaataaaatacaaatctgCCTAAGTCTCGGGGTGAGAAAGTAAAAAGATTTGAACTATATTCAAGTTCACATGGCGCATTGGGCCTAACTCAGGGGTGTGTGAAAAGCAACGAATTTGTGTGTATGGCCCAAAGGATTCTTATTGTTCAGACTGTCCTAACAGCCAAAAATGGCGTCATGGGCCAAGGGGAGGTGGATCTAGCAATTCGTGAGGGAGGCCCAATGAACATGGATCAGAATTCAAAATTTATCAATCCAATACTCAGATTATTGACACAATTAATGATCCATT
The window above is part of the Vicia villosa cultivar HV-30 ecotype Madison, WI unplaced genomic scaffold, Vvil1.0 ctg.000063F_1_1_1, whole genome shotgun sequence genome. Proteins encoded here:
- the LOC131623384 gene encoding uncharacterized protein LOC131623384, whose protein sequence is MAELESKPVLVKNSSTNSCEKSGRRVAFEIPFGNNHRSHSPDHNHNIETSVEEFDTGHYHPCYVACCAWSCLAVFIFVVIFLFFGISYLAFLKSGMPKVNVRAFNVSKFQVNYNSQKMDAIVNLGLRFSNNNEELKLLYGPLFVDVISNDVQLGNTKLKGFTQMPRNETDLDMTMTTNHEIVNNDAADDLKSDIGAYEMVFDVYISGNIGVKIGSLHMINVPFLSTCEQIKKMDVDYGRKPECDIKMFSFRPTTN